A stretch of Oncorhynchus keta strain PuntledgeMale-10-30-2019 unplaced genomic scaffold, Oket_V2 Un_scaffold_2010_pilon_pilon, whole genome shotgun sequence DNA encodes these proteins:
- the LOC127928023 gene encoding uncharacterized protein LOC127928023, whose product MKPCQSRRCRVALLCFSTGMLIGTVGCLLVGNPTEGQMSPEPKGQTQAWSSGPDVDGHRRRRALLGLHNHEDNLFLSRAQMVANLTFKGKDCWVCGLSPVKVGAGFPLVGVPIGVNFTIALAGKIPFYTMTNNVKVYNQPNVFCYVRPAYVSLPPISVAGVTTAPWCIRGYGDHYLGEFKCNCTMNINGSNACNLKVIQENGQVDKEPFTIWFDKHRTTLRGAPNGTYWLCGKMAYHSLPLNWGGTCTVGFVVTAMRTVPNNDQNLKALFRDYKPPGTRRDKRSLADGTHTQAPASRFFDGFFPGYGVAGAQDQIRDISRHVEKIGNATRNALEQLNGELKELAEMTLQNREALDYLLAAQGGTCAIIGDECCTFVPGHSSNVTDLAQYIATVAKNYSPQLERTLATWLESLLGSWGSHIDQWAAACVFA is encoded by the coding sequence ATGAAGCCTTGCCAGTCCCGGCGGTGCCGTGTGGCCCTCCTCTGCTTTAGCACAGGAATGCTAATAGGAACAGTAGGCTGTCTTCTTGTAGGAAACCCGACAGAGGGTCAAATGAGTCCTGAGCCAAAGGGGCAAACACAGGCCTGGAGTAGTGGCCCAGATGTAGATGGTCACCGTAGAAGGAGAGCCCTGCTGGGCCTTCACAACCACGAGGACAATTTGTTCTTATCTAGAGCACAAATGGTTGCCAACCTGACATTCAAAGGAAAGGACTGTTGGGTGTGTGGGTTGAGTCCGGTGAAGGTAGGGGCAGGCTTCCCCCTTGTAGGAGTCCCGATAGGGGTGAACTTTACTATAGCGTTGGCAGGAAAAATACCTTTTTACACTATGACCAACAATGTTAAGGTATATAATCAACCCAATGTATTCTGTTATGTGAGACCTGCTTATGTTTCACTCCCACCCATTTCAGTGGCTGGGGTGACGACTGCCCCTTGGTGTATTAGGGGATATGGAGATCACTATTTGGGGGAATTCAAATGTAATTGTACAATGAATATTAATGGATCAAATGCTTGTAATTTAAAGGTGATACAGGAGAATGGTCAGGTTGATAAGGAACCGTTTACAATTTGGTTTGACAAACATAGAACAACTCTGAGAGGAGCCCCTAATGGCACCTACTGGCTGTGTGGTAAGATGGCTTACCATAGCCTTCCCCTGAACTGGGGAGGTACTTGTACTGTTGGGTTTGTGGTGACGGCAATGAGAACCGTTCCAAACAATGACCAGAATCTGAAGGCTCTCTTTAGAGACTACAAACCTCCTGGGACGAGGAGAGATAAGAGGTCTCTGGCTGACGGCACTCACACTCAGGCACCTGCCTCCAGGTTCTTTGACGGGTTTTTCCCTGGGTATGGAGTTGCCGGTGCCCAAGACCAAATTCGTGATATCTCTAGACACGTGGAGAAAATTGGCAATGCTACTCGAAATGCCCTGGAACAATTGAATGGGGAACTAAAAGAATTGGCTGAAATGACTCTTCAAAACAGAGAGGCTCTTGACTATCTTTTGGCAGCTCAAGGGGGCACTTGTGCAATCATTGGCGATGAATGTTGTACTTTTGTCCCAGGTCACTCTTCTAATGTGACTGATCTTGCCCAATACATTGCCACTGTTGCTAAAAATTATTCCCCACAACTAGAGCGGACGCTTGCAACTTGGTTGGAATCCCTGTTGGGAAGTTGGGGATCTCATATTGACCAATGGGCTGCAGCGTGTGTTTTTGCTTAG